One Thermovirga sp. DNA window includes the following coding sequences:
- a CDS encoding preprotein translocase subunit SecA, producing LGTDNASEMIRFLLLNVLDSAWKEHLLAMDELRRGIGLRAIGQKDPLLEYQFESYNLFQEMMERIRLSFAQYFFRVTVMTPESEPAKTVGSRREIRDAVLPPPTGGPDDSPRSQPVRSAPRIGRNQPCPCGSGKKYKHCCGKNV from the coding sequence AACTGGGAACCGATAACGCCAGCGAGATGATAAGGTTTCTGCTCCTCAACGTGCTGGATTCAGCCTGGAAGGAGCACCTCCTGGCCATGGATGAACTGAGAAGGGGGATCGGCCTGCGGGCTATAGGACAGAAGGATCCACTTCTTGAATACCAGTTTGAATCCTATAATCTTTTCCAGGAGATGATGGAACGGATCCGGCTCTCCTTCGCCCAGTACTTTTTCAGGGTCACGGTGATGACACCGGAGTCGGAGCCCGCCAAGACCGTGGGCTCCCGGAGGGAGATCCGTGATGCGGTACTGCCGCCTCCAACCGGTGGTCCGGATGATTCCCCGCGATCCCAGCCGGTAAGAAGCGCTCCGAGGATTGGAAGGAACCAACCTTGCCCCTGCGGCAGCGGTAAAAAGTATAAGCATTGTTGCGGTAAGAACGTCTGA